A region of Lycium barbarum isolate Lr01 chromosome 3, ASM1917538v2, whole genome shotgun sequence DNA encodes the following proteins:
- the LOC132634045 gene encoding uncharacterized protein PAM68-like, producing METLIGLQNTYLSITNSFPLNQKIPIHFHKNINSSTPNLHRTTWKLHAEAKGFGNEKLDASKRNSNKRNNNNNDDSDEKIPKEIWERIIGRILFYVGAPLIGGVILLQVFDIAKQQKLVDVPIWVPFLTTFITFGASALGAAYGTLSASWDPEKQGSFLGLEEAQKNWVDMWAEDGADDEEENRWI from the coding sequence ATGGAAACTCTCATAGGTCTTCAAAACACATATCTCTCCATTACAAACTCATTTCCATTAAACCAAAAAATCCCAATTCATTTTCATAAAAACATAAACAGCAGTACTCCAAACCTCCACCGAACCACATGGAAATTACATGCCGAAGCAAAAGGCTTCGGCAATGAAAAACTCGACGCTTCAAAAAGAAATAGTAACAAAAGGAATAACAACAACAATGACGATAGCGACGAAAAAATTCCTAAGGAAATATGGGAAAGAATTATAGGAAGGATTCTGTTTTACGTAGGAGCACCGTTAATCGGTGGTGTGATTTTGCTGCAGGTTTTTGATATAGCAAAGCAGCAGAAATTGGTGGACGTGCCAATTTGGGTACCATTTTTAACGACGTTTATTACATTTGGAGCTTCAGCACTTGGAGCTGCTTATGGGACTTTGTCTGCTAGTTGGGATCCTGAGAAACAGGGTTCGTTTCTTGGGTTAGAAGAAGCTCAGAAGAATTGGGTTGATATGTGGGCTGAAGATGGTgctgatgatgaagaagaaaatAGGTGGATTTAA